In the genome of Planococcus donghaensis, the window CTCTTGTTCAGATGAATGAGCATACGGGTTAGCTAATACGGCAAGTAGCTTATGCAGCACGCTATAGTCTCCTCTGAATTCAGCAGCTTCTAATGCCTCTTCAACTCGGTGGTTACGAGGAATTATTGCCGGGTTATTGTCTCGCATTAATTGGTGACTTTGTTCTAAGGTCTCGTCTTGCCGGTCGAGACGTGCTTGCCAAGAGCTGTGCCAAGCTTTAAACTCGTTTGCGTTAACTAACTCGCTTTCTTCTAGCTTGTTAAATGTTAACGCACGGAATGTATTCGTATAGTCGGCCTCATACTGGTGCATTAGATTTAGCAATTCCTCTACTAACGCTGAATCTTCCTCTTCTGAATTAAAAATACCCAGTTTCTGACGCATGCCAGCAAGCCAATTGTGCTCAAATAATCCAATGTATTTACTTAGCTCAGCTTGAGCGATACTAACAGCTTCTTCAGGTGTGTCGTGAAGTAGCGGTAAGAGACTTTCACCGAATCGCGCTAAATTCCAACCAGCAATCATTGGTTGATTGCCGTATGCATAACGACCTTGGGTATCAATTGAACTGAAAACGGTCTTTGGATCAAAACTGTTCATAAATGCGCAAGGACCATAGTCAATCGTTTCGCCGCTAATGGCCATGTTGTCGGTATTCATTACGCCATGAACAAAACCAACCAATTGCCATTTAGCAATCAATGCAGCTTGACGCTGAATCACTTCACGGAAAAAAGTCAAATAGCGATTTTCGCCGTTTAGAATATGTGGGAAATGTCGTTCTATGGTGTAATCTGCCAGTGTTTTTAACTCTTCTTTTTCAGCAAAACGAGCGGCGTATTGAAACGTGCCTACGCGCAAGTGACTATCGGCAATACGTGTCATAATGGCACCTGGTAGTGGAGTCTCCCGACGCACCATTTCACCGGTTTCAACTACAGCTAAACTGCGTGTTGTCGGAATACCAAGCCCATGCATAGCTTCACTGATCAAGTATTCGCGGAGCATCGGTCTTAGCGCAGCACGACCATCGCCACCTCTCGAATAAGCTGTTCTCCCAGAACCTTTTAACTGAATATCGACGCGCTTGCCAGCAGGGGTTAGTTGCTCACCAAGCAATAATGCGCGACCATCACCAAGCATGGTGAAATTGCCAAATTGATGTCCCGCATAAGCTTGAGCAAGTGGGGTACTCCCAACGGGAACGGCATTTCCTGCAAGAATGGCAATGCCTTCTTCACTCGTTAATTGAGTGGGGTTTAAGCCGAGTTGAGCGGCCAAAGCCTTATTGAACAGAACCAGTTTCGGAGCCGGTACAGGGTTAACTGAAAACGTGCTATAAAAAATTTCAGGCAGGCGTGAATAACTATTATCGAGCTGCCATCCAATATGAGTTTGTTCTTTTTTATTCATTATAAATTCTCCTTTTTTAGTAGGATGTGTTTCTATTATACCCTCTTGTATCAGCAAACATGTATGTGCTGTTTGAGTGATTTGTGTGTGTTATAATTCAATTAATTGGAAGTTGAATTTTCGAACAATAAGGAGGGGTGGTAGTGAGTAATGAAAAAGTTCTTTTTGTATTGCTAGATGAGTATGCAGATTGGGAAGCGGCTTCATTGGCAGCTGCCTTAAACGAAGAACCTGAAGGTCAAGGACAACAATTTGACGTGAAGACCGTTTCGTTGACGAAAGATCCCATTAAATCTATTGGCGGTTTCACGGTACTCCCAGATTACGATATAAGGGATGTGCCAGAAGATTTTGCAGGGTTAATCTTAATTGGCGGAAATTCATGGAGAAAAGAAGAAAGCAAGCAAGTCATGGAATTGGTAAACAAAGCCATTGAGAAAGAAGTCGTGGTAGGGGCAATTTGTGATGCGACCGTGTTTTTAGGTAGAAATGGTTTATTTAACACCATTCCACATACTAGCAACTATTTAGAAAGCTTGAAAAAAGTGGCAGGAGAAAACTATAACAACGAAAGTGGCTATCTAGAACAGCAGGCGGTACGCAGCGGAAAAATAATTACGGCAAACGGCTCTGCATTTTTAGAGTTTGGAAAAGAAGTACTTGAGGCATTAAATTCTGCGCCTCAAAAGGAAATTGATGAATGGTACGTTTTTTTAAACAGGGCTATTATGAGTTTATGAAAACGAACCAATAAGAGAAACTTAAAAACCACTTCCGATTGTGAGATAGAGTCTACAATCGGAAGTGGTTTTTTGGTTAGCAGTTGAATTTCTCCAAAAGTTAAGCATGCTCATGCCTTTGGATGGGTAAAGAACTAAATAAGGAGGAATCGATATGACGATAACAACACAATATATATTTGAACCATTTACTTTCACATCTGGAGTAACTGTCAAAAACCGTATTTTGATGGCACCAATGACGACTTCCTCTTCAGATGCAAATGGAGACGTTACAGATGAAGAATTGCTGTATTACAAGCGACGCGCTGAGAGTGGTCTTGGGGCAGTTATTACAGCCTGCGCACATGTTGAACCGCTAGGCATCGGCTTTCCGGGACCTTTTGGTGCAGATAGTGACGAAAGAGTTGAAAGTCTGAGGCGATTGGCAACCACCATTCAAGAAGCAGGGTCTAAAGCGATTCTTCAACTTTACCATGCTGGACGTATGTCGAATGAGAAACTATTAAATGGTGAACAGCCGGTTTCGGCAAGTGCTGTTCCAGCGCTGCGTCCCAATGCAGAAACACCACGTGAAATGAGCCATGAAGAAATTGAAAGAACGGTAAAAGCATTTGGAGAAGCAACAAGACGTGCCATTCAGGCTGGTTTTGATGGAGTGGAAATTCACGGAGCTAATACGTATTTAGTTCAGCAATTTTTCTCTCCACATTCCAATACTCGTACCGATCAATGGGGCGGCGATGTCTACAAACGCATGGCATTTCCTCTCGCTGTGATTGAGTCGATTCAAGAAGCGGTAGCAGAACACGCCGATAAACCGTTTGTTGTGGGTTATCGCATTAGTCCAGAAGAGCGGGAAGAGCCGGGAATCACAATGGATGATACGCTAAAGTTTTTGACTGCCATTGCGGACCAAGGGATCGATTATGTCCATGTCTCTGTCGGTCGATTTTTTGGTGGATCTATTCGCGAAGAAGATAACCGGTCACGTGTAGAAATCATTCAACAACATATTGGCAAACGCGTTCCCGTCATCGGCGTAGGTGGATTGCAGACCTTAAGTGATGTGAAAGAAGCGTTAGAAGTTACGCCGTTAGTATCACTTGGTCACGCGTTAATTATGGATCCGGACTGGCTTTCAAAAGTTCAAAAAAGCCGTGATGAAGAAATACATCAAGCCATTTATTTAAGTAAAAAAGAACAGCTGGATATTCCTGAAAATCTTTGGAATATGGTAACTAATGCACCAGGCTGGTTTCGAGTGGAAGAGTAAAAGTGAAAAACAGCGATTCCTGAGTTTATTCTAGGAATCGCTGTTTTGATTAAATAGAAGACGCTGCTGATTTTCTTGAAAATATAGTACGTCTTTTTCCCATTATGTTGACAAGCATAACGCCGGTGATAGCAATAATGCCGCCAATAAGTGACAGTGGAGTCGGCAATTCATGCAACCACACCCAAGCAACAATAATTGCCACTGCGGGTTCTAAGTAAATGAGACTTGAAACAGAGCTAGCGTTAGCAAGTGATAACGCAGTTGCCCACGTCACATAGGCAATCGCAGCAGGGAAAATGCCGACATAGAGGGTGGCCAAATGAGCTTCTAACGTAGCACTTTGCATAGCATTTAAAAGACCAGGCGAAAAGATGAGAAATGGAATCGTACCAGCCCAAGTAAAGTAAGCAGTCAATTCGATGGCTGTATAACGAGTTAACAGCGACTTTTGAAACACGAAGAATATAGCCGATGCAAAAGCAGCGATTAATACGAGTAAAGCTCCATTTGTCAAAGTTAGAGATGTACCGGTAGAACCAAATGCAATAATCGATATGCCGATAAAACCAATAGCAAGCCCAATCCAACCTAAGCGAGTCAAACGTTCTTTCAAAATAAAAGTCGCAATTAATGCCGTGAAAATCGGCCCAGCCCCCACAAGCATACCAGCCGTTCCAGCAGAAATGGTTTCCATTCCAAACGTCACAAAAATATGATAGATACTAATCCCGATCCATCCGAGTATCAAAATGCGGACGATATCGCTTTTTTGAGGAAGACGAAATTTTGTTCGGGGCCCCAATGCATATACTAAAAAAAGAGAAGAAGCGATTAAGAAACGAATCAGTACATTTTGCCCTGCGTCATATCCGCCTTGCAGCCCAATTCGAATTGCTGCGAAAGAAGAACCCCATATTAAAACTGAAAATAAGGCTAATGAAAAAGCTTTTGCGTTCAAGAAATCTCCCCCAGTAACCAATGATTGTTCACTGATTATTTTGTCTGAAACAATAAAAACAGACAGCTCTTAGTATATTCTTTTCAAGAGGCAATGTCTCTACTGAAAACAGCATTAGGCAGTCTTTCTTTCAAGGGTTAAAATCAAAAGAAGTGTGGGTTAGTTTTTCGGATAGTTCCCATAGCCTGCAAGAGAGTTCAGAGTTTGTTGCTTTAATATGCGGAGTTCCAATAGCGGGATAACCTTTTCGTTGGAATTGTCCAAGTGGCCCAACGTATTCGCCACCTGTTAAACCGGGTTCGGTCGCAGCATAAATAGTGGCCAAGGCACCCATATGGGGGGGCTGCAGAAACAAATTAGCGATTTTTTTGAAAATCGCTGGAATTTCTCGATTGCCAAGTTTTAAAATGTTGGTAGCAGAAACTCCAGGGTGACAGGCGATACTAATCGTTTGGAAATCATGTTCTTTTAAACGTTTATCCAACTCAAGCGCAAAATACAAATTGGCTAGTTTGCTTTGATTATAAAACTTTTTGGCATGATAGCTTTTCGCGCCGTCTAGATTATCAAAGTCAATGGCTCCCCGGCTATGGGCACGGCTACTGACAGTTACAATTCGGGAGTTAGGAGTTTTTTCGAGCAAAGGTAAAAGTAACGCAGTTAGCGCAAAATGGCCAAGATGATTGCTGCCAAACTGCAATTCAAAACCATCTGCAGTTTTTCCAAAAGGCGGTGCCATAATGCCTGCATTATTAATCAATAAGTCGAGTGTATCAAATGATGTCTTCACCTGTTCTACGAATGACCGTATACTATCTAGACTTGCCAGGTCGAGGGGCATGACAATGATTCGGGCTGAGGTGTACAGTTTCTGTAATTCTTTACGTGCGGAATGCCCTTTTTCGATATTCCGTACAGCGAGAATGACTGTTGCACCTTTTGTGATAAGTCCTTTCGCCGTTTCGAAACCAAGCCCGCTATTGCCACCTGTTATAATCGCTGTTTTTCCTGTAAGCAAAAGATCACGTCCTTTATTTCCGTTTTCCCGAAAAGCAGGAATTGCTGTCTTTCATTTTATCGGTTACATACCACTTTTGGAAATCTTATTTGCTAGATAATGTGGTTATTGGACTGGTCGCATGCAAAAGTTAGCGGTAACATATACCAAAGGAGGCGGGATGAATCCATGGAGATCTCGATTAATGAGTTGACTAAAACTTTTAAAGATCGGCTAGCCGTAGATCATCTATCGCTAACAATTAGGCAAGGTGAGTTTTTTGCGCTTTTGGGGGAAAATGGAGCTGGAAAAACCACCACCATTAAATTACTCAGTTGTTTATTGAAACCAACAAGTGGTGATGCGATTATGCTAGGTGATAGCATTTCGAGAAATCCGCAAGCAGTCAAAGAAAAGTTGAATATTTCTCCGCAAGAAACAGCAATTGCACGTAACTTAACTGTCAAAGAAAATTTGGAGTTTATTGCTAAAATATATGGCAGTGATAAAGAAACAGCAGAACAAAAAGCAAATAGCCTAATGGAGAAGTTAGGAATTACGGACCGGGCACAAAGTAAAGGCAGAACTTTATCTGGAGGATTAGAACGTCGAGTGAGTATTGCTATGGCCCTAATCTCAGAGCCGCAAATTCTTTTTCTAGACGAACCAACAGTAGGACTGGATGTTCGCGCGAGATTGGATTTATGGGAAATGCTACTGGAGTTAAAAGGGCACATTACGATTATTTTAACAACACATTACTTAGAGGAAGTCGAAGCACTGGCGGACCGTATCGGTATTATGCATAAAGGGAAATTATGTGCCCTTGGAACACTAGATGAATTAAAGAGACAAACAAGGCAGAACAAATTGCAAGATGTCTTTTTGCAATTGACGGCGGAGGTCGAAAAATGAAGAAAGCATGGGTGTTTGCAGAACGCAATCGCAAAGAAATTTTACGCGATCCAATGACTTTACTTTTCGGTATAATCTTGCCATTGATCATGCTTTGGCTATTTTCATTGATGGCTGATAATATGCCTTTTGACCTTTTTCAGCTGGATCAGCTAGCACCTGCTATTATTGTTTTTAGCTTTTCGTTTATTTCCTTGTTTAGTGGCATGCTCATTGGGAGAGATAAAAGTAGCTCGTTTTTAATGAGAATTTTCGCATCACCACTGACTGCGACTGAATATTTACTCGGCTATGCTTTACCACTAGTGCCAGTCGCGCTAATTCAAATATGTGCCTGCTATATTACCGCACTTTTGTTAGGGATGCCTATGACGTTTTCTGCGATTCCTGCATTCGGTGTAGTAGCAGTCATTTCGTTTCTGTATATTGGGTTTGGGCTATTATTTGGTACTTTTTTTACCGATCGACAAGTGGGAGCCTTGTTTGCGATTTTCGTCAATCTCACATCATGGTTGAGTGGAACTTGGTTTGAATTGGATTTAATCGGAGGGAGCTTTCAAAAAATTGCTTATTACCTTCCATTTGCCCATGCGGTAGAGGCTTCAAGAGCTGCTTTTGCTGGTGATTATGCTGCTGTTTTAGTCCCCATGATTTGGGTGGTGACGTATACAGTCGCATTATTTGGAATTACTGTATGGGGGTTTAGAAAGAAGATGCGTGGATAAAACAAGCGTCCTACGGGCATTTTTAATGAAAAGAGGGGGGATGCATAAGTGGGCTATGTAGAAGAATTACGAAATATTGTGGGGCACAGGCCGCTTATATTAGTAGGTGCAGTTGTCGTCCTTGTTGACCCAAATGGGCGTTTATTGCTTGAGGAAAGGAAGTTCCCAGAAGGTTTGTGGGGACTTCCTGGGGGCTTGATGGAACTAGGCGAATCTACAGAAGATACAGCAAAACGAGAGGTTTTGGAGGAAACTGGAATTAGTGTAGAAGAGTTAAAGTTGATTAATGTGTACTCAGGGCCCAGTCAGTTTGTAGTCGCTAAAAATGGGGATGAATATTACGTCGTAACAACTGCATACTATTCGGATATGTATAGTGGTGAGTTAACGGTCGATCAAGAAGAATCTATTAGTTTTAAATTCTTTTCTCCAGAAGAGTTGCCTGACAGACTGGTTGGCAGTCACAGAAGAGTAATTAAAGAATTTCTTAAACATTACTATTCGTCAGTATTAGCCAAATAACTAAAAATCATTCAATAAATAGAAAACGGCATTTTCATTGATTTAGATGAAAATGCCGTTTTTATTAAGTGAAATTATATTCTACACCAGTAAGTTTTTCTGAAACATCCCATAGTTTTAGCGAAACGGCTTTATCACGGGCAGATGCATGAGGCGTATCAAGTGCTGGATAACCTTTACGTCGCCCTCTACCATCGGGTCCGATATACTCTCCGCCTTTAAGTTCGGAGTCGGTTGCAGCATAAACAGCAGGTAAAGCACCTAATGCAGGCGGTTGTAAAATGTTGTGCATGAGTGATTTTAAAAATTGAGGTGCATCTCGGTTACCTAGCTTAAAAATATTGGTCGCAGAAATCCCGGGATGACAAGCAATACTCAAAGTTTGTATATTGTGCTCTTTAAAGCGTGTATCCAATTCTTGTGCAAATAATAGATTGGCGAGCTTGCTTTGCCCGTAAAACTTCATCGCTTTATAACCTTTGGAACCGTCAAGATTATCAAAGTCAATGCGAGCCCCTTTATGAGCAAGGCTGCTAAGAGACACAACCCGCGAATGGGGTGTTTTTTTCAGTAAAGGCAGCAGTAACCCTGTCAAAGCAAAATGCCCGAGATGGTTACTACCAAATTGGAGTTCAAATCCATCCGTCGTTTTAGAATAAGGCGGTGCCAAAACGCCGGCATTATTGACTAGTAGGTCAAGAGAGTCATATTGCTTTTGAAAATTTTCTACAAATAAACGAACACTTGCAAGATCTGCTAAATCCAGTTTCATCACAGATACACGGGCTTCTCGGTTGTGTTGGAGAATCGAGTCCCGTGCCTGTTGACCTTTTTCTATATTACGGACAGCCATCACGATGTGTGCACCACAATCGACAAAGACTTTAGCGGCTTCTAAGCCAATGCCACTGTTAGCGCCTGTAATGATCGCAGTCTTTCCAGTTAATTGTTTCAAACGATCAGCTCCTGAGTAATGGACTTTGTACTTACTTAAAAATACCATGCTCTACGTAATGTAACAAATAGTAAAATTCAGAAAATAGTTTTCTTTACATATTTCTGTCGTAGAAGGGTAAAGAAAAACTATCAATTAAAATCGGGAGCGATAAGATGGACAAAAATGAAAAACTAGCAGGACTGGCTTTTTTGTTATTACTTGGCGGCTTAGGCCTTGCTTCACTGTTTATTGTGTTGTTTGCAGAACTAGCAGAGGAAGTCATGGACCAAGAAGTAAGTTTATTCGATGATTTTATTATCAATGGGATACAAGCAATTTCAAGTACGACTATGGATACGATTATGTTCGTTTTTACTGAAATGGGCTCTGTCTGGTTTTTAACCTTATCATCCATCATCATTTTACTTGTGTTAGGAGTAAAAATGAAAGATAAATGGGGCGTATTGTTTTTTATTATCGCCGTAGGGGGAGGCTCTCTTTTAACCTTATTGTTGAAGAATTTGTACCTCCGAGACCGGCCGAGTATTAACGAGGAAATTGATGCAATCGGTTATAGTTTTCCTAGCGGTCACTCAATGGGCTCGTTGATTTTTTATGGCTTTGTGATATACCTCGTTATTCGAACACACCAACGACCGTGGATTCAATGGACAGTGGTTACTGTATTGAGTTTACTTATTATTACAATTGGCACAAGTCGAATTTATTTGGGTGCTCATTTTCCAAGCGATGTATTGGCAGGATATATAGCGGGTCTGATTTGGTTAATGCTTAACCTTATTGCATTAGAATGGATTCAATGGCACAGCAAAAGCCCGGTGCCAGCCGTTCATGCACTTCGTCAATTGCTCGGGCCTTTGTACAAAAAACTTCTTACGAAAGTACCTTTTTTCTCTAAATAAAGTAGAAAATTGTTTAGGAAAACCGCATGTGCAAGCCAAATGGCCAAGCACATGCGGTTTTCTGTGTACTTATTGAATTTCTTCAAATGTATTTTTTATGACGTCGTTGCTAACGTGGCCCGTCTGACTTTTAACTAATGTCCCGTCAGAACCGATATAAACGGATGTGGGATAGCCGATAACGCCATACTCATCAAAAAAAGTACCACCTTCATCTAACAACACCGTAATATTTTCTGCGTTTGGAAAGCCTTCAAACCATTTTGTAAATGATTCACTGCTTTTTTCAGCATTCGAGCTAGGTGATACGATTGTCAACACAGCAAAATCGTTTTCTTCACCAGCTAACGTATTCAATTCCTCCATGCCACTTAAACAAATTGAACACCAAGAAGCCCAGAACTTCACATACACTTTCTGTCCAGCATAATCAGCAAGATTTTGCTGATTGTCTTCTAAATCCACTAACTCAAAAGACGGCGCAAGCTTTGTAGCATTTTTTTCAGTTGGAGCGCATCCACCCACTACGAATAATAAAGCTAGCAGTAAACTGATTTTTACCCACACTTTCATCGCAATCATCCTTTACTGTGAACGAGCTTAGCAAATCTTTGTACCTCTATCATATAGTGAACACACGATAAAAGACATTAGGGGAACTCGACAAACCCCTCTTCGGTAGAAGAGGGGTTTCAGCTTGTAGACAAAAGAGTTATTATGTTATTTAACGAATAAATATTCGTCTTATCCTATATACTGGATCCTTCGCTCCATGCGGACGCTTTCCGCGGACGAAGCGCTGAGCCTCCTCGTCGCAAGCTCCTGCGGGGTCTCATCACTCCGTTTTTCCGCAGGAGTCGCCGCATTGCGCTTCGGATCCTTGTGCGATTACTCGTTACTCCTCTTGAAAATAAATTCGCTGGTTACTCTCTCTAATTAGGGCAATATGCTAACAACCGTTCTGGCCACGAAGACTCCTATGGGACAGCGAAAGCTGAAGACCCCGCAGGAACGCAAGTGACGAGGAGGCTGAAGCTGAGCCCATGGAAAGCGTAGTGGCCAGAACGGTTGTGGTTATACAAAACTATACATTTTCAATAGACTTTGTCTACAGTCTGAACCCCCTCTTCGGTAGAAGAGGGGGTTGCTTATTGACCATGTCTTATTAAAGCGTATAGTAGTGTGAACTTCCAATTGGACTCGGCTTTAGTCTATTCGCTTGCTTTAATTTGTTGCCAAGCATTTTTTCGAATGATCAAATCAGATACGTGAAGTTCTTCAGTAGCCGTCTCAATAAATTCGCTACATCGTTCAATCGCTACTTCTTGGCCTGAATCAATTTCATAACAACTCCCACTTCCGGCTGGTGAAGTTAAATCAGGTTCGAAATAAAGCTCTTCGTATCGAAACGCACCGTCGCGAAATACCGTCAAATTACTGCTTTCATCTAGTAAAGACTCTCCCAACATGTGGGATGGAGTAATCCCAACGATATCAAGAATCGTCGGTGCAATATCAATTTGTCCGCCTACACGATCAACTGTTCCAGCCTCTTTTGAATTAGGAAGTTTGATAAAGAGCGGGACTTGACGATCAAGTTCGAATAATGCCATTTCTGTTTCGGCATTCAGTTCTTGTGCCATTTCACTTTCTTCTTGAGTAAGTCCGCTGTCATGATCGCCATAAAAAACGATTAAAGAATCGTCCCACATCTCTTTTTGTTTTAATTGGTCGATTATAGTACCGACAGCGCCATCTACATAATGAACGGTTTCATAATACCCTTTTAACAAGGGATCTTCATAACCGGTCAAATTCAGTTCTTCGAAATTATCAGGAATGGTATACGGTGTATGGCTTGATAAGGCCACCATAAATGCAAAGTAAGGTTCTTTTAATTGTTCCGCAAGCTCTACAGAAGTAGTTAAGAAATCTTCATCGTTTACAGCCATCCCAATATCTTGTGCGTCAGGAAAATCCGGGCGGCTAAAAAATTGATTAAAGCCAATATTTTTGTATACTTCGTCCCGGTTCCAGAAATCTTTTTTAAATGCATGCATAGCGGCTGTATCGTAGCCTGCATTTTTTAGTAGTTCTGGTAACGCATCAAATTCATTTTCTGCAGCGTAACGTGTATAAACAGATCCTGACTTTAATGAATAAAGCGAAGTCAACGTAATGAATTCTGCGTCCGAAGTACGACCTTCATGCGTTTGGTGATAAAACGAAGGAAAAAATAACGCTTCTTTTCTTAAGGCATTTAAATGAGGTGTTAGTTCTTGTCCGTTAACTTGATGATCAATTACAGAAGTTTGAAACGATTCTAATTGGACTACAATGATATTCGGTTTTTCTGAGTCAGATACAGTTGAGGGTGTATCGGGTACAACTTTACGAATTCGTTGTTCTTCTTCTTTAGTTAACGTGCTCTCATCGAAGAGAAAAGAGCCGATACCTTGAGCAAAATCTAATCCGTGATACCCCCAAAATCCAAGCTGGTAATATTCACGCATATTCGAAATCGACTCCCCAACAAGCCACTCTTCTTCATTGCTGTAACTCATGACTAACGGGATTACAACCAATGCAAGTCCTACTACAAATCCAGTACCCGCATAAATTCGTTTAGTTTTTTTAGTCACCACGTCTTCTTTCTTACGAGTAGCAAAAAGGAATAACGAGAAGAAAAGCAAATCGGCAAAAAAGAGGAAGTCTTTCGCTTCAATTAATGTTAAGAATCCACCACCAACATCACTCATTTGCGTAATATCGGCAATGAGTACGATAGATAGTAAATCAGTGAAATAACGATAATACCATAAGTCAGAAACTAGTAAGGTACTATGCAAAAACAGCAACACAAGCAAAATCCAGTTTCGCTTTTTTCTAGTTAATAATAAAGTCCAGCTAGATAAGACCACTATAGAAGCGAGATTAAGAACAAAAAAACTAAATGAAAACTGAGTACCAGCATACAGGCTGAATAAGAATATTTTTGAAATGGATAGGATTAAGTAAATCCAATACTCCAGAAACTTCATTAGGCACCTCCGAATAAAATTTTTCTGTCTTATAAAATAAAACAAAGTTGTACTTCTTAATTACCACTCGAGAGAAGTGTAGAAACATCGAGTGAAAGAGAGAAGTACACGTTTGGTCGTTTAAACAGAAGACAGAAAAGGGTATTTACTAGTAGAGAAGAGATAAGAGTAAGTTTTGAGGAGTAATGTTAGAAAGGAGAATTAGCTATGAAGTTATCAAAAAAGAAATCAACTGCTAATATAGTAGAAAATACCGGATGCAAATATCCAGTTTTATCTGTTGGACAAAAGTTCACAGTAGATTATGGTAAACAGAAATCGCTATATGGGAAATGGCAAGTGATAGAAAATGACAAAGCACCGTTCTATTTATGTAGTCGGATTTTAGAAAATGGCCAAGTTTCTAAACGAAGATCGGCGGATCACCGCCGGCAATTTTTTGAAGCGGAAATTTATTATGCATTGACTAAAAAAGAGTGAAAAAAATAAGAGGAAAGTAAAACCACTGCTTAGTTACAAAAAAAGCAGTGGTTTTTAGTAAGAATAAATAAGTTATAGTAAAAAAGAGACAGTTTTTTAAAAATAAATAGATTATTTTGAATTTTGATGTAATATAAAAGTATTACATAAGAGAGCTTGGTGATACATAGGATGAAATCGAAACAACAAGACATTGAAGTACCATTTGGATTAGCACTTATTCCATTAGTCGTCATGATTGCCGTTATGGCACTCACCATTATTGTGTTCGAAGGAAGTCCGCACTTACCTTTAGCCATAGGAGCCATCGTTGCTGGAGTTATTGCTTGGCGAATGGGGTATAAATGGGAAACAATCGAAGAAGGAGCTTATAAAGGAATCCGTCTTGCGCTTCCTGCAATCGTTATTATAATCGTCGTGGGTATGATTATTGCTTCTTGGATTGGCGGCGGTATTATAGCAACCATGATTTTTTATGGTTTACAAATCATTACGCCTTCTTTATTTTTACTAACCATCTGCATTATTTGTGCAATTGTTTCTCTCGCAATCGGGAGTTCTTGGTCGACAATGGGCACAATTGGTGTTGCGGGAATGGGAATCGGAATGAGCATGGGAATTCCAGCTGCGATGGTAGCAGGAGCCGTTATATCAGGATCTTATTTTGGTGATAAAATGTCACCCTTATCAGATACGACAAATTTAGCATCGGGTATTACCAATACCAATTTATTTGAACATATTAAGCATATGATGTATACGACTGTACCAGGACTAGTGATTGCTTTAGTCGTTTACTTTTTCTTAGGTCGCCAATTTGTTGGATCAACAATTGATGAAGGAAATATCCAAGCGATTTTGTCCTCATTAGATAGCAACTTCTTAATTTCACCTTGGTTATTATTAGTACCTGCAATGATTATCGTTTTAGTGGCTTTGAAAGTGCCAGCTTTACCATCATTATTAATTGGAGTCTTTTTAGGT includes:
- a CDS encoding oxidoreductase, with protein sequence MKQLTGKTAIITGANSGIGLEAAKVFVDCGAHIVMAVRNIEKGQQARDSILQHNREARVSVMKLDLADLASVRLFVENFQKQYDSLDLLVNNAGVLAPPYSKTTDGFELQFGSNHLGHFALTGLLLPLLKKTPHSRVVSLSSLAHKGARIDFDNLDGSKGYKAMKFYGQSKLANLLFAQELDTRFKEHNIQTLSIACHPGISATNIFKLGNRDAPQFLKSLMHNILQPPALGALPAVYAATDSELKGGEYIGPDGRGRRKGYPALDTPHASARDKAVSLKLWDVSEKLTGVEYNFT
- a CDS encoding NUDIX hydrolase, with amino-acid sequence MGYVEELRNIVGHRPLILVGAVVVLVDPNGRLLLEERKFPEGLWGLPGGLMELGESTEDTAKREVLEETGISVEELKLINVYSGPSQFVVAKNGDEYYVVTTAYYSDMYSGELTVDQEESISFKFFSPEELPDRLVGSHRRVIKEFLKHYYSSVLAK
- a CDS encoding ABC transporter permease — its product is MKKAWVFAERNRKEILRDPMTLLFGIILPLIMLWLFSLMADNMPFDLFQLDQLAPAIIVFSFSFISLFSGMLIGRDKSSSFLMRIFASPLTATEYLLGYALPLVPVALIQICACYITALLLGMPMTFSAIPAFGVVAVISFLYIGFGLLFGTFFTDRQVGALFAIFVNLTSWLSGTWFELDLIGGSFQKIAYYLPFAHAVEASRAAFAGDYAAVLVPMIWVVTYTVALFGITVWGFRKKMRG
- a CDS encoding LTA synthase family protein, which encodes MKFLEYWIYLILSISKIFLFSLYAGTQFSFSFFVLNLASIVVLSSWTLLLTRKKRNWILLVLLFLHSTLLVSDLWYYRYFTDLLSIVLIADITQMSDVGGGFLTLIEAKDFLFFADLLFFSLFLFATRKKEDVVTKKTKRIYAGTGFVVGLALVVIPLVMSYSNEEEWLVGESISNMREYYQLGFWGYHGLDFAQGIGSFLFDESTLTKEEEQRIRKVVPDTPSTVSDSEKPNIIVVQLESFQTSVIDHQVNGQELTPHLNALRKEALFFPSFYHQTHEGRTSDAEFITLTSLYSLKSGSVYTRYAAENEFDALPELLKNAGYDTAAMHAFKKDFWNRDEVYKNIGFNQFFSRPDFPDAQDIGMAVNDEDFLTTSVELAEQLKEPYFAFMVALSSHTPYTIPDNFEELNLTGYEDPLLKGYYETVHYVDGAVGTIIDQLKQKEMWDDSLIVFYGDHDSGLTQEESEMAQELNAETEMALFELDRQVPLFIKLPNSKEAGTVDRVGGQIDIAPTILDIVGITPSHMLGESLLDESSNLTVFRDGAFRYEELYFEPDLTSPAGSGSCYEIDSGQEVAIERCSEFIETATEELHVSDLIIRKNAWQQIKASE
- a CDS encoding phosphatase PAP2 family protein — its product is MDKNEKLAGLAFLLLLGGLGLASLFIVLFAELAEEVMDQEVSLFDDFIINGIQAISSTTMDTIMFVFTEMGSVWFLTLSSIIILLVLGVKMKDKWGVLFFIIAVGGGSLLTLLLKNLYLRDRPSINEEIDAIGYSFPSGHSMGSLIFYGFVIYLVIRTHQRPWIQWTVVTVLSLLIITIGTSRIYLGAHFPSDVLAGYIAGLIWLMLNLIALEWIQWHSKSPVPAVHALRQLLGPLYKKLLTKVPFFSK
- a CDS encoding TlpA family protein disulfide reductase, with the protein product MKVWVKISLLLALLFVVGGCAPTEKNATKLAPSFELVDLEDNQQNLADYAGQKVYVKFWASWCSICLSGMEELNTLAGEENDFAVLTIVSPSSNAEKSSESFTKWFEGFPNAENITVLLDEGGTFFDEYGVIGYPTSVYIGSDGTLVKSQTGHVSNDVIKNTFEEIQ